CTGAACCCGATGGGCGCGGCGCAGGCGGTGCTGGCCGCGTTCGCCGCCAAGGGCTGGCAGGCGCGCATCGCGGTGGTGAGCGGCGACGACGTGTTGCCGCGTTTGCTGGACGCTTCGACCCCGTCGGACGAACTGACCCATCTGTTCACCGGCGAGTCGGTTTCGCAGGTGCGCGAGCGGCTGGTGTTCGGCAACGCCTACCTGGGCGCGGCGCCCATCGTGCAGGCGCTGGACGCCGGGGCCGACATCGTGATCACCGGCCGCGTGGCCGACGCGGCGCTCTTTCTCGGGCCACTGGTGCACGGCCTGGGCTGGACGCTCGGCGGCGCCACCGAGCCGCAAGACCTGAACCGCCTCGCGCAGGGTCTCACCGTGGGGCACCTGCTCGAATGTTCGGGCCAGGGCAGCGGCGGCAACTTCGGCAGCCAGGGCGCGTGGCAGGCCATCCCCGATCTGGCGCACATCGGCTATCCCATCGCCGAGGTCTGGGAAGACGGCACGGCGCTGATCACCAAGGCGCCCGGCACCGGCGGGCGGGTGAACTTCGACACCGTGCGCCAGCAACTGCTCTACGAGGTGCACAACCCGCACGCCTACCACTCGCCCGACGTGGTGCTGGACATGGGCGGCATCGTGCTGCACGACGAGGGCCACGACCGCGTGCGCCTGACCGGCGCGCGCGGCCAGGCGCCGGGGCCGATGCTCAAGGTGGTGGCGGGTTACCGCGATGGCTACAAGGCCGAGGTGACCTGGGGCTTCTCGTGGCCCGACGCCTGGGACAAGGCGCAGGCCGCCACCGCCACCATCCGCCAGTTGCTGCAGGACAAGTGCATCCCGCACGACGAGTTGTTCGTGGAGTACCCGGGCCTGAATTCGGCCCACGGCGCGCTGGCGCCGCTGCCCGACGCGGCCGCGCTCAACGCCATGAACGAGGTCTGGACGCGGCTGGTGCTGCGCACGCCGGCGAAGTCCGCCGCCGACGGCTTTGGCCGCCTGTTTCCCTGGCTGGCCTTGAGCGGCCCCGCCTACACCTGCGGCTTCAACGGTCTGCACAACACCAGCGAGCTGCTGGGCATCTGGCCCACGCTGATTGCGCGCGCGCTGGTGGAGCCGAACATCCAGGTAGACCTGTTGGGAGGTGCCCCATGAGCAAGACCTTGCGCATTCCCCTGGCCCGCATCGCCCACGCACGCAGCGGCGACAAGGCCGACTGGGTGGACTTCGGCCTGTTCGCCTGGAACCTGGCGGGCTACCGGCTGCTGGAGCGCGAGGTCACGGCCGCTCGCGTGCGCGCGCACTTCGCGCCCTGGCTGCCGGGCGAGGTGGACGCCTGGGCGCTGCCGAACATCCTGGCGCTGAAATTCGTGCTGCGCGGCGCGCTGCAGGGCGGCGGCGCGCGCAACCTGCGGCTGGACAACCTCGGCAAGGCCATGGCGGGTGCGCTGCTGCGGCTGGAGATCGAGGTGACGGAGGCCGAGTTGGCCGAGGCACTGGACACGCCGCGCGTGGGCTGGTGGGGCGATGTTCCTCCCTCTCCCTCTGGGAGAGGGTTGGGGTGAGGGCCCGTCCGCCCGCCCGTCCGTTCGAAAGACTGAAATGAAGTCCTCCGCCGTCACCACCGAAAAACAGGGCGACATCTGGGTCGTCACCCTGAACCGCCCCGAAGCGCGCAACGCCGTCGACAGCCCGACCGCGTTGGCCCTGCACGCCGCCTTCCTGGCCTTCGAAGACGACCCCGACGCGAAAGTCGCGGTGTTCCACGGTGCCAATGGCCACTTCTGCGCCGGCTGGGACTTGCAATACGGCGCCCGGCTGGCCGCATCGGGCGGGTCCGGCGGGCTGGACCAGCTGGACTTCGATGCGGAAGACCCGCGCGCCCTAGGCCCCATGGGCCCGTCGCGCCTGCGCCTGTCCAAACCGGTGATCGCCGCGGTGAGCGGCGCGGCCGTGGCCGGCGGCATGGAACTCGCGCTCTGGTGCGACCTGCGCGTGATGGAAGAAGACGCCTACTTTGGCGTCTATTGCCGGCGCTTCGGCGTGCCGCTGATCGACGGTGGCACGGTGCGCCTGCCGCGCCTGATCGGCATGGGCCACGCCATGGACCTGATCCTCACCGGTCGCCAGATCGAAGCGGACGAAGCGCTGCGGATCGGCCTGGCCAACCGCGTGGTGCCCACCGGCACGGCGCGCGCAGCGGCGATCGCACTCGCGCAACAGCTGGCGGCCTTCCCACAGGCCACGATGCGCGCCGACCGCGAGAGCGCTTTCGCCCAGTGGGACCTGCCGCTGGGCGAGGCCCTGCAGCAGGAGTGGCAACGCGGCAAGGCCCGCATCCCCGATGCGCTGGAAGGGGCCACGCGCTTCGCGCAAGGGCAGGGCCGCCACGGCCGGTTCTGAACCGGTCGGGAGCCCCAGGCTCTGCGCTATGAGGCCGATCAGAACCGATAGATGTATCCGACGCTGACCCTCGACTGGCTGGACTTCTCAACCAGCGGGCTGTCCTTGATGGCGTCGCCATATCCCGTGACGCCGAGGTCGAGGAACACGGTGTGTTGGCGCGCAGGGCTGTAGTCGACGCGAAGTCCTGCCTCCACGCCGGTGCTGGAGTCGCCCTGGTAGGCGCTGCGCGTCGCGGTCGCCTCCGAAGCCTTCACGCCGTAGTAGTACTCGACATACTTGCGGTCGTAGAACTCCGCGCCCAGGCGGGGGGTGATCCCGAACGATCCCATCCCAAAGCGGTGATCCACCTGGAGCTTGAAGCGCGAACCCTTGCTGTTGCCCGAAGCGTCGCCCAGCAGTTCGGCGGAGACGTTCGCGATGTCGTTTTTCCAGATCGCCGCGCCACCGGCCCAGACGCTGCCCTTGCGTTCATCCATGCCAGCGAGATAAGGGGAGTCTTCGCTCTCGTATCCGTCGCCCGCGTAGCGCGCCCTCAGCCGGAAGGACAGGGCGGGGGAGGTGTACAGCTTGACATCCACCCGGGGGACACCAACGCTGACCCACTTGTTTTCAAAGTTGAGAATGGGCAGGGGAGTGTTGTCCCTGTCGATGTCGCGATAGGCCTTCTGCACGCTGGCGGCACCCAGGCCCAGCGACCACTGCGACTCGGAGCCGCTTGCGCTTGGGGTGCTCTGGGCCATGGCCACGGACGACCCGCACAGGATGACGCCCAGCGTTGTCGCCGCTGCGCGCGTGGTGCGCACGGTCGCCGTGGTGTGGAAGAAGCGATTCATGATGTGCCTTTTCATTCAAGAGTGGTGGTAAAAGCAGCCGCCGTTCAGGCGGCCGAAGGGGATCGATAGGCCCGAAGAAAGACGTCCACCGCGCGGTCGACGACCTCTGCGATGTGTGCTTCTTCCAATGTGGTTCTGACGTTGAACAGGCCGGCTTCATGCACCTCGGACTGCAGCAGTCCACGGAAATGGCGCGCGACCACGACGGGGTCTGCCTGGCGGAGCTGACCGGAGGCGATGAGGCTGCCGAAGTAGCCCTCCGTGAGCTTCATGGCCCGCACCGGTCCTTGTTCGTAGAACATCCGGCCGATGTCGGGCTTGGCCGCCGCTGCGATCACCATGCGGGCAGCCGCGAAGCGCTGGGGGGTGTGGAAGTGCGTCAGGGCATGCCGCCCGAATGCCTTGAGGGTCTGCTCGATGTCGCGGGTGGGGTCGAGCAGCGAGATGACGTCCATGGCCTCTTTGGGCAGCTCCGCTCCCGCGCTCGCGCCGATGCTCTTGTACAGAAAAGACATCGCGTCGCCACCAAACTCATTGGCCATCCGGCTGATGAGTTCCTGGAACAAGGCTTCCTTGGTGTCGAAGTAGCGATACAGCGTCGCCTTTGAACTCCCGACGCGCGCAGCGATTTCGTCCATCGACGCGCGGTCAAAGCTGACTTCCTGGAAGACTTCCTTCGCCGCGGCCAGGATGGCCTCGCGGCGGGCTTCTGTTTTCACTCTGACCATTTCAATGCTCCTGCTGCTGTGTGGGTCCGCACTGCAAAAGGCTCTTTGCAATGCGGCTTGATTCAATACGATACTTTGAGGTATCGTTATGTTTTTCGAAACTATACCGTTTCGTTTTGTCATGGTCAAGATTCTTTTCCTTCATCCCGAGATGTCTGAGAATCACCGATCCCGTTGCGGGCCCCCGCCTTTGGCGCTGTTCCTGGCCACCGCAGTCCTCGCATCCAGTGGCTGCGCGCTTCAGGGGGCGTACAAGTCACCGAACCGGCACGGCGTGGCGCCCGCGGCGTGGTCTGTTGGAGCGGGGACCGTGGATGTCCCCGGACGCTCGCCGACCGAACGGTGGTGGTCCGAATTGCACGACCCCGCGATCGACCGTCTCGTGGAGGTGGCGCTTGCCGATGGTCCGACGCTGGCAGAGGCCGTCGCCCGCGTTGACGAAGCACAAGCCCTGTTGCGTGCGAATGCGGCGCAATCCACGCCGACGGTTGGCGCGAGTGCAGACGTCATCCGTGCCCGGCAACAGAACACCTCCAGCGCGGCGACGGAACCGACGCTGCTGGTCACGGCGGTCTCGCCGGGCCTGAGCTTCAGCTGGGAGGTCGATCTCTTCGGGCGAATACGCCAGTCGGTCGAGGCCGCCCGCAGCCGGATCGACGCCCGCACGCTCGACGCGGCGGCGATTCGCCTGAGTCTTGCGGCCGACGTCGCCAGTGGAGTGCTCGCCTTGCGCGCCTGTCAAAGCGCTCAGTCCGTGTTGACCGCGGACATCGCATCCCGAGAGCGCAGCCTGGCGCTGACGCGACGCCGATGGGCCGCAGGGTTCGCCACGGCGGCTGACGAGACGCGCGAGCGCATCGGGTTGGCGTCGGCACGCACCACCTGGTTCAGCCGGCAGGAGCAGTGCGCGCTCCAAACGAATGCCCTGGTCGCGCTGGCGGGCCAGGACAGCAGCACCATCCGGGCCCTCACCGCACCCAGCGACGAAAAGACGCTGACCGACCCGACGCTGGGATTCGT
This Hydrogenophaga taeniospiralis DNA region includes the following protein-coding sequences:
- a CDS encoding MipA/OmpV family protein: MNRFFHTTATVRTTRAAATTLGVILCGSSVAMAQSTPSASGSESQWSLGLGAASVQKAYRDIDRDNTPLPILNFENKWVSVGVPRVDVKLYTSPALSFRLRARYAGDGYESEDSPYLAGMDERKGSVWAGGAAIWKNDIANVSAELLGDASGNSKGSRFKLQVDHRFGMGSFGITPRLGAEFYDRKYVEYYYGVKASEATATRSAYQGDSSTGVEAGLRVDYSPARQHTVFLDLGVTGYGDAIKDSPLVEKSSQSRVSVGYIYRF
- a CDS encoding acyclic terpene utilization AtuA family protein, which translates into the protein MKSIRIGAGLGFYGDNWEPVAASIERGGVRFIASDHLAELTLAILQKDRQRDPALGYARDVVPMLLRLWPLMRERGVRFVCNAGGLNPMGAAQAVLAAFAAKGWQARIAVVSGDDVLPRLLDASTPSDELTHLFTGESVSQVRERLVFGNAYLGAAPIVQALDAGADIVITGRVADAALFLGPLVHGLGWTLGGATEPQDLNRLAQGLTVGHLLECSGQGSGGNFGSQGAWQAIPDLAHIGYPIAEVWEDGTALITKAPGTGGRVNFDTVRQQLLYEVHNPHAYHSPDVVLDMGGIVLHDEGHDRVRLTGARGQAPGPMLKVVAGYRDGYKAEVTWGFSWPDAWDKAQAATATIRQLLQDKCIPHDELFVEYPGLNSAHGALAPLPDAAALNAMNEVWTRLVLRTPAKSAADGFGRLFPWLALSGPAYTCGFNGLHNTSELLGIWPTLIARALVEPNIQVDLLGGAP
- a CDS encoding efflux transporter outer membrane subunit gives rise to the protein MFFETIPFRFVMVKILFLHPEMSENHRSRCGPPPLALFLATAVLASSGCALQGAYKSPNRHGVAPAAWSVGAGTVDVPGRSPTERWWSELHDPAIDRLVEVALADGPTLAEAVARVDEAQALLRANAAQSTPTVGASADVIRARQQNTSSAATEPTLLVTAVSPGLSFSWEVDLFGRIRQSVEAARSRIDARTLDAAAIRLSLAADVASGVLALRACQSAQSVLTADIASRERSLALTRRRWAAGFATAADETRERIGLASARTTWFSRQEQCALQTNALVALAGQDSSTIRALTAPSDEKTLTDPTLGFVPTVPGAAAELPAEVLSRHPAILSAQREAQAAWADIGVARAERLPRLDVAALLTGQWLRVGGVGQHLTTWSVGPTLSGTLFDGGAGAANVSAAEARYRRAHAVLQRTLRTTVQEVENALAEQVSAEARASSAGEGVAGAQALLATSQARWRAGAISQLELEDNRRQLTSMQDALITARRDQAHSWVALVKATGGAVTLSVQEPPHE
- a CDS encoding TetR/AcrR family transcriptional regulator, whose translation is MVRVKTEARREAILAAAKEVFQEVSFDRASMDEIAARVGSSKATLYRYFDTKEALFQELISRMANEFGGDAMSFLYKSIGASAGAELPKEAMDVISLLDPTRDIEQTLKAFGRHALTHFHTPQRFAAARMVIAAAAKPDIGRMFYEQGPVRAMKLTEGYFGSLIASGQLRQADPVVVARHFRGLLQSEVHEAGLFNVRTTLEEAHIAEVVDRAVDVFLRAYRSPSAA
- a CDS encoding crotonase/enoyl-CoA hydratase family protein produces the protein MKSSAVTTEKQGDIWVVTLNRPEARNAVDSPTALALHAAFLAFEDDPDAKVAVFHGANGHFCAGWDLQYGARLAASGGSGGLDQLDFDAEDPRALGPMGPSRLRLSKPVIAAVSGAAVAGGMELALWCDLRVMEEDAYFGVYCRRFGVPLIDGGTVRLPRLIGMGHAMDLILTGRQIEADEALRIGLANRVVPTGTARAAAIALAQQLAAFPQATMRADRESAFAQWDLPLGEALQQEWQRGKARIPDALEGATRFAQGQGRHGRF